In Mucilaginibacter celer, one DNA window encodes the following:
- a CDS encoding Crp/Fnr family transcriptional regulator has translation MSELENYLHHYFCIDVADCKQLAGLFKEERYAKGEFYQKTGKYCNKLSFIQDGLFRVYANLPDREVTQWIGTKGYFLTDLSGFLFREEARWNIQALTDCRLFTIDHQQYTAIGKLIPKWHELEKLFIGKCFITLENRIFNQISLSAEERYQLLFEQQRELFNLVPLQYLASMIGMTPETFSRIRRKTLS, from the coding sequence ATGAGCGAATTAGAAAATTACCTGCATCATTACTTCTGCATCGATGTGGCTGATTGTAAACAGCTTGCCGGATTATTTAAAGAAGAGCGTTATGCTAAAGGCGAATTCTACCAGAAGACCGGGAAATATTGCAATAAACTAAGTTTTATACAGGACGGCCTATTCCGTGTTTATGCCAACCTTCCGGACCGGGAAGTGACCCAGTGGATCGGTACGAAAGGATATTTTTTGACTGATTTGTCAGGGTTCCTTTTTAGGGAAGAAGCCAGATGGAATATTCAGGCACTTACGGACTGCCGGCTCTTTACGATAGATCATCAGCAATACACGGCCATCGGAAAATTGATCCCTAAATGGCATGAGCTTGAAAAACTGTTTATCGGTAAATGTTTTATCACCCTGGAAAACCGCATATTTAATCAAATCTCCTTATCGGCCGAAGAGCGGTACCAGTTGTTGTTCGAACAGCAGCGCGAACTATTTAACCTGGTGCCACTGCAGTACCTGGCCTCCATGATTGGCATGACCCCGGAAACGTTCAGCCGCATCCGCCGAAAAACACTTTCTTGA